In the genome of Populus nigra chromosome 9, ddPopNigr1.1, whole genome shotgun sequence, one region contains:
- the LOC133703566 gene encoding putative disease resistance protein RGA3, whose amino-acid sequence MDALVVSPLLQVVFDKLALVITRKSTTRGEYEKEMQKLQDRLPIIQAVIEDAEERQHGDKKIKIWLQKLKDVASDAEDLLDMIHARVLCSKVTASHILRVTTWEYSEKESFWQRNLLRDIRERLDDISKEMGEFQLKEVLMSRLPQTGNREGRETGAHIVESEVCGRKEDVEKVVKMLLGSNTDVRVISIIGIGGQVLFDVPDGFTAVTIEESIVRKKYLLVLNDVWNEDPDEWDKVRNLLGDGTNGNKVIVTSRSRKVASIMGSSPAYHLEALSRMIVGPCSSSEPFLMEMKMIIDKCKGVPLAAKVLGILMRFKREESEWLRVQGSELWNNDGGENKILLVLKLSFDHLPSHLKRCFAFCAVFPKKFEICKEKLIHQWIAGGLAQRSAHDRVSKPEDIGSDYLNDLLRMLTQQEN is encoded by the exons ATGGATGCTTTAGTAGTATCTCCCCTTTTACAAGTTGTGTTTGATAAGTTGGCTCTTGTGATCACCAGAAAGTCAACGACTCGAGGAGAGTACGAGAAGGAGATGCAAAAGCTGCAGGATAGGCTTCCCATAATTCAAGCTGTGATCGAAGATGCAGAGGAGAGACAACATGGAGATAAGAAGATCAAGATTTGGCTGCAAAAACTTAAAGATGTGGCCTCTGATGCAGAAGATTTATTGGACATGATCCATGCTCGAGTTTTGTGCTCGAAAGTGACCGCTTCACATATTCTCCGAGTTACGACATGGGAATACTCGGAAAAGGAAAGCTTCTGGCAGAGGAATTTG CTGAGAGATATTAGGGAGAGATTGGATGATATATCGAAGGAGATGGGTGAGTTCCAACTTAAGGAAGTTCTCATGTCGAGACTACCACAGACCGGTAATAGAGAAGGGAGAGAAACTGGAGCTCACATAGTTGAGTCTGAAGTTTGTGGTAGAAAAGAGGATGTCGAAAAGGTTGTGAAAATGTTATTGGGATCTAATACTGATGTCAGGGTGATTTCAATAATTGGGATTGGAG GGCAAGTATTATTCGATGTCCCAGATGGGTTTACTGCAGTCACAATTGAGGAAAGCATTGTACGGAAAAAATATCTCCTTGTGTTGAATGATGTTTGGAATGAGGATCCAGATGAATGGGATAAAGTAAGGAATCTGCTAGGGGATGGTACAAATGGAAACAAAGTTATTGTCACCAGCCGGAGCCGGAAAGTTGCATCTATAATGGGCAGTAGCCCTGCTTACCATTTGGAAGCCCTGTCGAGGATGATTGTTGGACCTTGTTCAAGCAGCGAGCCTTTCCTGATGGAGATGAAAATG ATCATTGACAAGTGCAAAGGAGTGCCTTTGGCAGCCAAAGTTCTTGGAATCTTAATGCGGTTCAAACGCGAAGAAAGTGAGTGGTTGAGGGTGCAAGGGAGCGAATTATGGAATAATGATGGAGGGGAGAATAAAATACTACTGGTCCTAAAGTTGAGTTTCGATCATCTGCCATCACATTTAAAGAGATGCTTTGCTTTTTGTGCGGTTTTTCCGAAGAAATTTGAAATATGCAAGGAAAAGTTGATCCATCAATGGATTGCCGGGGGCTTAGCTCAACGTTCTGCTCATGATCGGGTGTCCAAACCTGAAGACATCGGCTCCGACTATCTCAATGATCTGCTAAGGATGTTGACGCAGCAAGAAAATTAA